Genomic DNA from Felis catus isolate Fca126 chromosome E3, F.catus_Fca126_mat1.0, whole genome shotgun sequence:
aaTCGAAGTCAACACCCCATCTCCTGGACCAGTGCTGGCGGGGGAGGTGCCCCAGACACAGGGATTATGAAGGGGGTCGGACACCAGACTCCTCCCCGGGGCTCAGAGGGATTAAGCGGACTTGGTCCCCTATGCTGCTTCCTTCGCCTGCCCAGGGGCCCCCGCCCGGGAAGCGGAAGGACGGTTCCGTCTGGGACAATGGCAGCTTTGTCACCACGGCTCCTGGCCGTGCCAGGGCCCAGGCAGACCGGGACCTGAGCACTGGGGCGCTCCTCGGCCTTCCGGCCCCGGCCCGGCGCGGGCAGGGCTACCGCGGGTGTGGGATGCGGGGCGCGGCTCACCGTGCGTGTAGATGTTGCCCAGCTCGTTGTGCAAGTAGAAGAGGCTGCGTAGACAGCCCGAGCCGCTGCTGGCCGGCCGGTAGCCCGTCAGCACGAACTTGTTGAACTGCAGGTGCGGTGGCGAGCTGGCCCAGTCCAGCAGGCGCGGCCCGGCCAGGAACGCCATGGCCCGGCCCGGCGCGGGCGGCCCGCGCTCCTCTCGGTCCCCGGCTTCCTCAGGGCTGCCACGGCGCGCCGAGACTCATCCCGGTGCCCGCCCGCCGCCCAGCGCTGCGTCCGCGCACGCGCCGGGCGGGGGTCCCGACCCGCGCCCCTCCCGCGCTGCGCACGCGCGGGCCCGGCGCCCCCACGCTGGGGCGGAGGCTGGGGACGCGCGGGGCGCCGGGGCGCAGTGAGACCGGTCCCGCTGGGGAAGGCGCGCCGCAGGGACAGCTCGCGGAGGCGGCAGCGGTCAGTCGTCCCTTCGCAGCCGGGAGGACGGGCGCGGCCGGACGCTGGTGGGGACGCCAGGCTCCGCCCCAGCAGCTCGCCCCCGCCATCCCGCCGGCGTTTCGCGCGCGGTACTCGTGACGTCGACGCTGCGAGGGCCAATGGGCGAGGCTGGCGGGGAAGCCCCACCCACGCCCGCCCAGACTTTAGCGTGATTACCATAATATATGCGCTCCCAGCCTCATTTGCATGGGGTAGCTGTGGGCTTGGGATCCGACCTTCTGGGTCCCAGTGGCTCTGCTGGAGTGACCCCGGCGCCTAGAGTCTGCCGTACGCGCCCGGGCTTTCCGCGCGACCCCCTAGGTCGACGCACCCTTGGGCACTCACCCTCGTCGccaccaagccccacccctcaCCCGGGCTCTGTCCAAGGTGCTGGCGGTCCCGGACCTTCGGACCAGTCAGGTCTAGAGCCTGCGCGTCCCCACTCCAGCCAGGGGGGTGATCTCCGCCGGCCCGACTCGGCCAGAGCGCAGCAAGCCACGCTGAGTGGCCAGGCCTCACACGTGTGTCTGACGCGCCGAGCGCCCTCGGGCGATGCCCTGCCCTTCAGGCCGGGCTTCTTGTAGCCTGAGCTCGGTCAAACTCTCCCTGTTGTCGCCCACTGCGAGGCACCTTCGGTTCCACCCAGAAAAGACAGGAAACGTAGGGGAAGATAGGGCAGGAGGTCACGGGAGAAAGGTCCGTCCCTGCTCGAGTTCATTCTAAGGCGGGTCCAGGAATGCATCCCTTTTCCGGCTTAACCCCGCCCACAAccgcttcctcctcctcctcctcctcctcctcctcctcctcctcctcctcctcctcctcctcccctcctccccttctccatgACCCCGTCCACCCATCCTTCCGCCTCCGCCGTTCCTCGGTCCTAAACTTTCCCGGCAGCTCCAAAGCACTCTAGGCTTGGACCGACCTTACTCTGTATGGAtacacccaactttggctcattaACACAACTCTTCTTGTCACGCAAGAACTTGCAGAGAGCCCTGTACCAAAATAGGTCCTTTATTCAGAATCTATGGCTGGCCTTTTGACTACTTTTCTTGACCTCTCACATTTCACTTAGGGCAGCAGTCCAGAACCACCCCAAGAAGTTCTAAAAGCAACCTGAAGTCAGAGACCCCGGTATTAAGGTTTATGAGGGAGGGGAGCCAGATTCCTCTTGCCCTTTGGCCTCAACCATCTGGACCTTCGAGGGTCAGACCAAGTTCTCAGTAATAGCACCAGAGGCTTCTTGTCCAATGTCTGGCCTCCAGGAGATGATCAGAGACCGAGCTGTCCTTACAGGGGCGGAAGGTCAACGTAGAGTGCGGCATGGAGTCTGAGATGTCCATTCCACTGGCAGAGGGTCCAGTGGACCCTAGGGATCCCGAGTCAGAGAGCAGAGATGAGCGAACGCAGGGAACTCTGGCTGGAGGCGCTCAGGGGCCGGTAACTCGCGGCTAGAACCTCAGCCTGAGGGTCCCcagggggacagggcagggccACCCCTCGAGGCCGGCGGTACCACACAGCCCAGCTTCTCCCGGGGCCCCGGGAAGGCCCCAACGCCGGGGGCCCTTTTCCCGGAGCCAGCAGACAGCTCCTAGAGAGGGAGCAGATGTCAGCTGAACCCCCAACCAATCTTACCTCCAGCGTCCTGCTCCGCCTGCGATCCCGCGCGCGATTCCCTGTGTGGACGCAAGCCCCTGTCCCTCAAGAACCCGGGATTGCCTCCCAGCCGCGTTCCCCTGGAAAGCCCCAGCTTCCCACCAGGGCCCCCTGGGCACCGAGGCGGCAGGCGCCCAGCTGCGTCCGccctcaggccctgccccagCGGGCGCACCGTCGGCGCAGCAGGCGCAGCAgcgacagcagcagcagcagcagcactgagACGGCCGTCACTGTCGAGAAGACCCGGGCTGCGGGCACACGGTGCCGTGAGGCAGGGCTTGGGAGGAGCTGCTCCCCAAACTGCCTCCCGCCACGCGTGCCCGCCTCACCCCCCGTCGCGGCCTCCGGAGCCCCAGGCCGGGGGCTGCAGCTCACGTTGGCCCAGTCAGGGGACGCTGCGGGGGTCTGGGCCGAGCCCTGGGGCGCGCGGTCGTCGGCAGCGTCCTGCAGCCCTGCGGAGAGAAGTGTGAGGCAGGGTGGCGGGGCAGCGGGCGCAGGGCGACGAGGCGGGCTCTCACCGCGGTAGGTGAGCGCGAAGCCCTGCGCGTGGCCGCGCGCGTCGCTGCGGAAGGAGAGCAGCAGCGCGGCGGCGCGCAGAAGCAggggcccgggcggcggcgggcgggcgccGTCGAAGGCGCGGAGCAGGCTGCCCGAGGCGGCGTCCCGCAGCTCCAGCCGGTCGCGCGGGTCGGCCAGCTCGAAGAGGCGGAAGGTGAGCTCCAGCGCGGCGCCCGGCGGGCTCAGCGCCCAGCTGCAGTTCCGGTCCGGCCCGTACTCGTCGGGGAAGTCCGGGGAGTAGATGACGCCCTGCGGGGCCGTCCAGTTCCCCTGGCAGGAGCCCACGGACACTGTGGGCGGGGCAGGTGGTCAGGACCCCGAGGCCCGCGGGCTCTTCCTTCACGGGGCGGGCCGCCCGCGCCTCCCCGCTGGGCCGCGACCCCAGACCTGCCCCACCGCCCCCTCGAGCCGGGTCCTACTCCTTCCGCGAACCGCGAATCTCCTCCTCACGTCCCGCCCCCAACTCCACGCCCCGCCCCTGACCCCCCAGGTGCGGAGCGGGCCCTCCACCAGACTCCCCTTCTCGGGCCCCGCCCCTAGCGTACGGCTTCCACCTCCCAGATTCCGCCCCCTACCGGGGCGTGGCACCCCGAGACCCACCCAGACCCTCTCCCTCACCGCCCAGGTCCCCCTTCCCCGCCCACTCCTCACCTTCGTAGATGCCCAGACGCCCATCGCCGCCGCACAGCTGGCCCGGGTGGCCGAAGCAAATCTGGTCGCAGTCGGTAGCTGGGGCCGGGCGTCCCCGGTCCAGGTCGCTCTCAGAGCCACAGAAGCAGGCGTAGCCAGCCTCCACGCCCGCCAGCTGGGGGCACAGACTGGGTGACCCAAGAGGCCGGGGTTGGGGTAGGGGTGGGTTCTAGGGTCAGGGTCATAAGTGGGAATCGGGCAGCGACTCCAAAATCAGCGTCAGGGTTTGATGTCAGAGTGGGAGTTGATTTGGGTCCTGAGGTCTAGGTCAGGGGTCACTGTTCTGAgccggaggggggagggggcagtacCTGGTAGCCCTTCATGCGGCAGAAGCGAAGGCACACCTGGACCGTGAGCTTCGTTGAGGTCCCGCTGGGGCCGCTGAGGGCCGGGGGTGCCCCCGAATCCACGAAGCAGCCCAGGTACCCGGGCACTGAGGGGGCAGCAGAGTCCGGCTTTGTCCGGTGCCTCCAAAAGAGAACTCTACCCAGGCAGCCCAGCCTTCCCACCCTTGTCCAGCCCGGCCCACTCACTGTGACACGTGGGGATGTCGCAGTAGCGCCAATAGATGCCCTCCTCTGTCTCGGCTACATAGCACCACGGCTGCACGTCACCGTCGGGGTTCCTGCCGGTGGGGGAGAAGTCGTCTGGATCCACCCCAAGGGCTGCaagccccaggccccaccccacagCCTTTCCGCAGAATGGCCACCGTGTGTGTTAG
This window encodes:
- the KREMEN2 gene encoding kremen protein 2 produces the protein METRAPQGLLLLLLFLPPLPPRGASAGSLHSPGLSECFQVNGADYRGHQNRTGPRGAGRPCLFWDQTQQHSYSSASDPQGRWGLGPHNFCRNPDGDVQPWCYVAETEEGIYWRYCDIPTCHMPGYLGCFVDSGAPPALSGPSGTSTKLTVQVCLRFCRMKGYQLAGVEAGYACFCGSESDLDRGRPAPATDCDQICFGHPGQLCGGDGRLGIYEVSVGSCQGNWTAPQGVIYSPDFPDEYGPDRNCSWALSPPGAALELTFRLFELADPRDRLELRDAASGSLLRAFDGARPPPPGPLLLRAAALLLSFRSDARGHAQGFALTYRGESPPRRPAPAAPPPCLTLLSAGLQDAADDRAPQGSAQTPAASPDWANVSCSPRPGAPEAATGARVFSTVTAVSVLLLLLLSLLRLLRRRSCLLAPGKGPPALGPSRGPGRSWAVWYRRPRGVALPCPPGDPQAEVLAASYRPLSASSQSSLRSLISAL